From the genome of Halomonas sp. LR3S48:
TGCAACAGGTCACTCTCGAAGAACCTGACCAGGGTCCAGGCGCGGGTCAGGCCCAGCACCGGTTCGGCCTGATCGATGCTGACCTGTTCGTTGTACAGCCGGTAGGCCGTGACGAACGCCTGCATCCGCTCGCACTTCTGCCCCACGACCAGGCTGCGATAGACGTTATAGAACAGCGAAGCGTGAACGTTCGGCAGCCAGGTAATGAACCAGTCGGTGGAGAAAGGCAGCATCCCCTTGGGCGGAGACATGCCACGCACTTCCTTGAAAAGGCGAATCAGGCGGGCACGACTCAGGTCGGTCTCGGTTTCCAGCACCTGGAGGCGTGCCCCCAGCTCGATCAGCTCAATGGCCAGTTGAACCTGCTGCATCTCCTCGACGAGGCTTTTCTGTGACATCGCTCACACCCCCCGTGACATGGATACGGTTCCACGGCCTGCCATCAGCAGCGAGGCGTGGAACTGCGACAATCCATTGTCACGGGGGTTATCGATCACTTGGCGCAGCTGCTC
Proteins encoded in this window:
- the flhC gene encoding flagellar transcriptional regulator FlhC produces the protein MSQKSLVEEMQQVQLAIELIELGARLQVLETETDLSRARLIRLFKEVRGMSPPKGMLPFSTDWFITWLPNVHASLFYNVYRSLVVGQKCERMQAFVTAYRLYNEQVSIDQAEPVLGLTRAWTLVRFFESDLLQLSTCTHCSGHFVAHAHTPDHDYVCGICMPPSRAGKTRKRREREAEEAISREVSLKRVG